The DNA sequence GGTATATCAGCATATTCTATAATTGGAATGTTGTATATGAAAAAACATATAAAACACAGAAAAAAAATTGAGCTACTAATACTTTTAATTCGAACTTTGAAATTCATTTTAACTCTTTAACCTTTCCCCTTCTCTATCTCCTCGATTATTTGGGGAATTAACTCATGAATTTCTACGAAGTCTTTGTCTGTTTTGATTTCATTAAAATCGTGGGTGTGGTACTCATTTGAAAAGATAACTCCACATTCTTTTAAAATAGCCACACAAGCTTGCTTGTCTCTTAGTTTTAAAGCCGTTTTTGCTAAACCATAAAAAGGCTGGGTATAAAAGTTATTGGCTAATGCTTTTGAGGCTTCATACAACTTTTGAACTTCTAACAATGTGTTTTTGCTCGAAAAACCTTCGAACAAGCGGGCATATTCAAACAGAAAATCAGCATGATTCAGATTTAACTGAAAATCATCTAGCTCCTTTTGAGAGGTTTCATAAATCTGCAATCCTTGGTTAAATAAATCTAAAGCCTTTTTACTATCACCATCCTCTAAAGAAATATAAGCCATCATCTTTAAAGAATTGCTCGCATAAAGCGGATTGCTCCAAGTTTTACTATTAATCGCCAAGGCTTTTTTATAGTAATTTAGAGATACTTTATAGTAATAAAAACTATGTTCCTTTTCTGCCAACCTTACAAATAAATGGCCTGCACTGGTTAAAAAATGTTCGCTTTCCGAATATATATCGATGATGTTTTCCATCACCATTCTGATCTCCAACCAAATTCTTTCTACCACTTCAAAAGATAATCTACTCGTAGTCGTGTTTGAGTAATCTACCCATTGGGTAATTCTATGCAAAGTATCAGCCCAATGATAATAAATCATTGGCTCGGCATCTGTATACTGCTGAATTGAATTTCTAAAAGCATTGATTAATTGGTGGTGATACAGTTCGCTATTTTTTATTTGCAAAGCCAAAATTTCGTAGGCAGTGTTTAAAAATGCCGAAATACTTGATCCATTAAAGCCGAAAAAACTGTATTGATTTTCTGCCTTTCTTTCCAGATGTATAGCTTCAACTAACAAATCGCATATTTCCTGCATCGATCCTGCTTTGTATGTATTTGTTAGTTGGCAATGTTCGAAGATGCTTTTTGCCAGATTGATCTGCACATCCACATCTTCATTCCCATGCTCAATTTGCTTTCTAAAATGAGCCGTACTCAATTTATTAAACTTGATTTTATTTTCAGGTTTTTCACTAGTGGAAGAAAGCATTTCATACACATGCCCTTTGTAGTAATCTAATTCATCAAACTCAGCATCGAGTACTTTTACTTTTTCTAGCCAGTCTATTAATTCCCAAATCCAGTCAATGTCGTTAAACTTGCCACACATATAATCATACTGGCACTGTGCAAAGTTTGAAAGATAACCTTCTGCCAAAATCTTCTTTTCCTCCTCAGTCCCATTCACAGACAATTTATCATACAATTGATCCAGTGCAAATGTATTCTCCTCATCTACATATTTCTCTATCAGGTCTTTTAATGTTTGCATTGGTTGTTTTAGCTTTAATTTGGCTGTTTAACTTTCACTATAATATTCAACAAGAATCTTATTGTTATCTCTCCATCTTATCCATCCTTTTTTAATTATATTTTTATCAATACAATGAGATGGTGTATAAATTTCAATCCATTCACCTTTCATTGATTTCACCTGAAAACAATCTTCCCCTTCATACTCTATTTCTTGTGAATTGAAAGATGGAGACTCCCATATCGATTGTTTTTCGGTAGAAAGTCTTGCAATACTAAACATTGATTTTAAATATTCTTCCCATGTGTTAAATATTAGGATATCCTGTTTCTTTATCCAATAAGTTTGACCTGAATCTTGGTTTACTAAAACTTCAAACCAATCATTACTATCAGAAATACATCTAAAAACAAATGAATAATAATTTAACCATAAGACTTCTGGTCTAAGCCATTGCTGATGTACTTTCAAGTCTCTGATATTCCAACTTTGAATTTTTTCATCATTAAAAAACTCAATCCTTTTAATAGGATTAACATCACCTTTATTCTCGTAGAAATTTAATACAGTTTTATCATCAAAATCTACTTTTACCAAACCAATACCGATACTAGTTTCAACCTTGTTGAAGGTTAATAGAAAAGATAGCAGATATAAAAAATAAAATTTCACTAAGACACTATTTACTTAATCGATAAATCGTTTTCTTTAGCTATTATATTGAATGCAATTCTAATTAAAACAACTATATTAAGGTATAATAATTCATCTAAAATCTCACTTATATTCTTCTTTTAAGCTTAAGATGTATGCTTCATTTTCTTGATAAAAATCGATTAAATTGCCGACATTTTCTGCATTTTTACCAAAGCTAAATAACATTTGTGGTTTACTACCTCTATCTAGATTACATACGCTATTTATATAAATTTTACTTCCTTCAAATAAAATTGTAATCATTTCATTTCCAGAAGTTCGTACATCATTGGCTGCACTGTTAATCGCTTCAATCTTATTTTGTTCTTCTAATCTAATTTCCCATTTCAATGAATTTATAGCTCCTATTAGTGCCGTATATGAATCAGTAGAATTCAGTTTAGTATCTAAAACTTTAAAGTATAATATATTATACTGATTCCACCACATACCAAAAAATAGAATCAATAGAAAAAAATACCAAAATGAATCCATAGTAAATTCTATTGCATCAATGTATAAAAGTGAAATTGTATATGGTGTAATTATAATACCCAATATGAGTAAGCCTCCATAATGTTTCCACCACATCCTTTTAGAAAGTTTTAATCGCTTCAATCCTAATTAGTTTTGTTAAACACTATAGTTATAAAGAAATTAAACCTCAAATATTAATTTTCGAAATGGAGAAATCAATTATAATGAATAACCTCTTCCGAATATACTCTCTCAATTTCTCCTAGACTGTTAAAAACAAAGTAAAAAATTGTTGAACTGCCGTACCAATCGGTTTCATCGTAATTGTTGCAAAAACCTTTAAATTCTGCGGCTAATGTATTCTTATAAATATCTGAGAAGAATACCTGAAATCCATCTTTCTTTTCAGATAATAATGGTTTTAATGCTTCTGTAATACTGGCCTTTTCTTTCATCTGGTAAGCAGACCAAGCTACATCTAAAGAATCTGTTATATGATTGACTAATTCACATTGGCGAGTCCCCATTCGCAAAGCTTGCCAGCAATTTTTATCCAAATTATAATTTTGCTTTACAAAATCAGACATTGGAAAACCTCTATTAATTGAAATAAACTTATTGGCAACTTGAAGCTCTGAGTCGTATTTATGTTTTTTGCCTCCTTTAATATGCGAACTACAATTCCTAATAAATGAATCTATCACTGGATATTCTGCTTTTAGAACCGAATCGTTGAGATAGTTATACGCCTTCTGGTACATTTCAATTTCACTAACTTGAGCTGAAGCAGACAATGTTGACAATATAAAAAGTGAAAACAGGCAAGTTAAATGTTTCATAGAAATACCAGATTTATTCCGACAATGCTTTAATTGCTTCCTCCTGACTAGAAACAAAATTGATTCGCTTAAACTTATTACTTTCGTAAATAAAATCTTGAAGGCTTTTGCTGCTAAACTTCGAAAA is a window from the Chondrinema litorale genome containing:
- a CDS encoding tetratricopeptide repeat protein produces the protein MQTLKDLIEKYVDEENTFALDQLYDKLSVNGTEEEKKILAEGYLSNFAQCQYDYMCGKFNDIDWIWELIDWLEKVKVLDAEFDELDYYKGHVYEMLSSTSEKPENKIKFNKLSTAHFRKQIEHGNEDVDVQINLAKSIFEHCQLTNTYKAGSMQEICDLLVEAIHLERKAENQYSFFGFNGSSISAFLNTAYEILALQIKNSELYHHQLINAFRNSIQQYTDAEPMIYYHWADTLHRITQWVDYSNTTTSRLSFEVVERIWLEIRMVMENIIDIYSESEHFLTSAGHLFVRLAEKEHSFYYYKVSLNYYKKALAINSKTWSNPLYASNSLKMMAYISLEDGDSKKALDLFNQGLQIYETSQKELDDFQLNLNHADFLFEYARLFEGFSSKNTLLEVQKLYEASKALANNFYTQPFYGLAKTALKLRDKQACVAILKECGVIFSNEYHTHDFNEIKTDKDFVEIHELIPQIIEEIEKGKG